A window of Benincasa hispida cultivar B227 chromosome 9, ASM972705v1, whole genome shotgun sequence genomic DNA:
ATGAGGGCTTTGGTGATGAAGGGGAAGATGAAATGAAGGTTTCGGTAAAGGAGAAGATGAAATCGGTGAAGGATGATGAAATCTGTGAAGGAGAAGATGAAATTGATGAAGGAAGATGAAATTTGTGAATGGAGAAGATGAAAACAGtagaatgaagaaaaaaagtgGGCTTTTTTATGCTAAAACGAGGAAAACGCCAAATTTGGTCAGAATAGACGCATTTTGAccggtttaatttttttttaaaatgtgacatacgagaaaaaaataataaaatatttccaaatgcataaaaaaaaatctccatttttccTAAATAAGTTCAAAACCTATCCTTTTcccaattaaattttaaaataacccCTAATCTAAATAACCCGGATTCCTGGAAACTTTTGAAATAACATGGAGTAGTTGGAAGGAAAAATATgtccaaataaataaaaaagtaaataaaaaattattttaaaaaaacgatttgaaacaaaaatatgGCCAAGCGAATGTTTGGTTACGTCTCTGTTATTTGGATTCCAAAACAGAGCATGCATTGGAGGGATGATATGGTTTCTTCTACAACTCTTCAAAGCAATGCGTCGCTTTCAGTTTAGAAAATCCGCGTTACAGAGAGGTTAAGCTACAGCTACTTTCTtcttcataaccctaattttagCAATCACAGATTGGATTTGAGGTTCTTGGCGAAGAAGATGGTGCTCCCTTTCTTGTTTCTGTTCCCCAAATTTAGTAAAACAATCGTAATCAAACCCACTCCCCACTCCCTTTACAGCAACTTACATTCTTTTCGTTTCTCCTCACCGTATTCCAATTCCGTCAGCTCTGTCGACGGCAGTGGGTGCGTTTTCGGGCTATGGAAACTCCCGTAGCTGAAGAAGAAACCAACGATTCACATTCCACTGCCCACACGGTGATCGCGATTAGTAGGGATAAGAACAGTCAATATGCGGTTAAATGGGCTGTGGAACATCTGCTCAACAGGAAGAACACTGGCGATTGCATCCTTATTCATGTTCGGGACCAGAGCTTGCATCCCCGTAGGTACCCGTCTCCCTTGTTGTTGACGTCGTTTGGCCGTCGTCATTTTGGTTAATTCttttatatgattaaattgTCGCGTCCTTAACCGAAATGTACTGGAGTACGCTATGgcgtttggagatgaagcaatGATTTCTTGTGATTTTGCCTTTATATGCAGAGGAGGCGGATACGGTTCCTAAGGAGTGTCGTCCACCGACTGAAGCTGAGTTGCATCAGTTCTTCCTTCCCTATCGAGGATTCTGTGCACGAAAAGGAGTAAACAATTTCCCAATTCTTTGTCATAAGCAGATAATTGGATAGTTCTCGTTTTCTGATGTGATAATGAATCATTTATGAATTAGATCAAAATGTTAGCAAACACTCCTATAATATTATTCCATAAGATTAGTTTTACACATATCCAACAAGGAACTACGAGCATGGCATATGGCATATTGAGTTGGTTCTGAGAAACCATTCGatttaattagggttatttttcCCTCTTAAAATGCATTTTTAAGTCAACTTCTTAAAAGGAAATATTTGTATTTTTCGCAATTTTCAGATAGTCGCAAAGGAGATAATCATCCATGACATTGACGTTCCAAGTGCACTAATTGACTATGTCAGTAAACACTCCATTAGCAATATTGTTGTGGGTGCTTCCAGCCGGAATGCTATTTTGAGGTCTGTCTTTCTCTTTGCCTCTGGTAGGGAAGATTTTAACGGTGTATTTAAGAAATTAGTCTATAAGCTATTAGTATTACATTGATGCAGGAAGTTCAAGAATCCTGATGTCCCAACGTCCTTACTCAAATCAACTCCAGAATCATGCTCTGTATATGTCATAGCTAGAGGAAAAGTTCATACTAAGAGATTGAGAAAGCGACATAAGTCACAAACTGATGCAAGAGAAACACGAACCAGAACTCCACAAATCGGCAGGTCTCtatcaaaaatacaaaaatcagcATATTCTAATATCTCAGGACTATCTGAAGATATAAACAGGTAGAAAttcaatatataattttttgggTATATACAACATTCCACAACATCCATCTCTCTCATGTGTGACACATTTATTTgattaacttctttttttgCATCTTCACTAATTTCCTGTGTAGATAGAATTATTATCATTAGCTGATTGGGATACCGATGTAGTGGCTTTCTGGAATTGCGTACTTGAAATGTAATCCAAGTAAAAGAGCAGATAAAATTTCTGAAaaatttgattctttttttcTGGTGTGCCAAGACAAAAgcccaattttccttttaactcatTCAGTGCTCTTTGTTTGTGTAGACTCATAGGATAAGCATACAGTCTCTtaaatttttttcccctttattCTCCGTTAGTAGCTTTGGCTGCTAGCCTGGAACTGCCTCTAGAAGTGATGGTTGAAACAAATGACTAACAACAGTTTGTTTCAATTGTAGGGATAGTTCTGGCACCAGTAATGATTCAATGTCAGGCATTAGTGACTTTTCGGGGCCTCTCAGTTTCAAATCAATTGATACATCCTTTGAGAACACAGATTTTTCCTTAACCACCTCCTCAGAGAATAGTTCGAGGAGCTTTGTTTCCTCTAACACCCCGGTAAGTAAAGAATTAAACAATTTCATGTCCAGCTGAGGAGCTGTCTGATTTTGGTCAATTAATGGTTACATTTCAAACATCAGTTTTATTTGAGTTTATATTTGGGCGAAAAAATTTAATACCTTTTAAGTTATGTAGTTATAAACATGGATGATTGACTAAATAAGTTAGCTTATCTGCATTTGCAGCCTTCCATCGAATCTGAGATGAGAAAGTTGAGGTTTGAAATCAAACGGACAATGGAAATGTATGATTCAGCTTCCAAGGAAGCTGTAATAGCAAAACAAAAGGTAAGAACCGATGGCTACATTTTCTATATCAAATGATATTCTTAATCTAAGAAGTTCTAGACGGTATATTGTTTGAAGCCTGTTGATCCTGAAAGGAAAATACTATGTTTGATAACTGATATCAGGCAAAGGAACTCCAACAGttgaagatggaaatggaaGAAGACAGAAAAAATGAGCACAGTAAATCTGCAGAAGAGACTCTAACAGCATTGGCAGAGTTTGAGAAGCAGAAGAACAAGGCTGCGACAGAAGCAGCTCTAATGGCACAGAAGTTGGCTGAACTAGAGACCCAGAAACAACGAATTATTACTGAAGAAAAAGCTAGGATTGAGGCAGAGGAGAGGAAGAAAACAATGGAGTTATTTGAACACAGTAATATCTGCTATAGACGCTACAGCATTGACGAGATTGAAGCTGCAACAGATCATTTTAATGAGTCAAACAAGATTGGTGAGGGTGGCTATGGACCTGTTTACCAAGGCTCACTTGATCATACTTCCGTTGCCATTAAGATCTTGCGACCAGATAGATCTCATGGGCAGAGACAATTCCAGCAAGAGGTAAATTTCCCTTTTCTTTGTTTATCTTGGCTGGAAATAACTGCACTCAATTATCAGCTATTCGTAAGTTTCCTGTAATAGTACATCGTTTAGTTGACTGCTACTTCTTTGTCTCCGGTTGTGATAACATGAAACtgaataagaaaaatatatttacaatgaaTTATAATGCGTAAACTTTCACCCaatttatgcatttaaaaaaaagttcttgAAGATTCGATGTTCATCATTTGCAGATTGAGGTTCTAAGCCGCATGAGGCATCCACACATGGTTCTCCTCTTAGGTGCATGCCCAGAATACGGTTGCCTTGTTTATGAATTTATGGAAAACGGGAGTTTGGAAGACCgtctcttccaaaaagataaCACTCCTCCAATCCCCTGGAGAACCCGTTTCAAGATAGCTTCTGACATTGCCACTGCCCTACTCTTCCTTCATCAAATGAAGCCAGAACCTGTAGTGCATCGTGATCTCAAGCCAGCCAACATTCTCTTAGATCAAAACTACGTGAGCAAAATAGGCGACGTGGGTTTGGCCAGGCTAGTTCCACCATCAGTTGCCGATAGTGTCACTCAATATCACATGACTGCTGCAGCTGGAACCTTCTGTTACATTGATCCAGAATATCAACAAACAGGAATGTTGGGGGTGAAATCAGATATTTACTCATTTGGTGTTCTGCTACTTCAGCTCATCACTGCAAGGTCACCCATGGGTCTTTCATATCAGGTTGAGGAGGCCATTGAACATGGCAGATTCCCACAGATACTTGATCCTGCAATTACAGATTGGCCTATTGAAGATACTCTAGGACTCGCTCAATTAGCCCTGAAGTGCTGTGAGCTAAGGAAAAGAGATAGGCCTGACCTCCGTTCAGTTCTATTGCCAGAACTAGTCAGGTTAAGAAATCTGGGGTCCGGCGAAATGCCACCAAAGGGCAAGCTCCCAAATGTCAACAAACCACATGATCAATGGGCGGCTAACTCGGCTCCAATTTTGAAGGGATCAGAAAGTGAGGTTAGTTTGCACTTGACATCTTAATTCCTAAACCAAAACTACAATTTCTTTGTTCTTGTGTACAGTTTCCAAAAAGCATCATGAAATGGGAAGGGATTAGGGAATTGCATCTTTAAAATCTCATGCTAAAACTTGTGTGAAAAAAGGTTAAACAAAAAAGTTTGGTCAATTTTTATTGTTACCAGGCTTTAAACTTTTTCACACACGAGAAACCTTTGCATTTATATCGTGTTATTATGTATAATCAGGAAGGAATGAGAAACAATCCTAACAACCTGCCAATGGAAATTCAACGTAGATCTATGTGAGAAAAAGATGGCAGCGATTGAAAGCGAATACGAGATTTTGGAGCCAAAAGGGTATTGGTTTGAATACCGTTTCTCCACAGATAAAGAAAAAGTGGAGCTGGAGCAACAGTGATGCAAATGTCTTAAATATGCCATTACCAATGAGTGGAAAACGAGTTGATGTAATGTCAAAGAAGCAGCAGCAAAGCAGCTCTGAACGCTGTTGGTCTTTTGCAAGTTGTGCTTCTGCTGCTAGTATGGGGTTGAAGAAACTACACTCCttttcataaaaaagaaaaaataaaaataaaaaagagagagaatttaTTGTGTAATTTCATTGTTTTTATATTTCTGTTCTTTCTGACCAAGCACTTAAATTCACTTGTGATTGCCTGCAAATGTGGTGTTTGTTCCCACATCAACAACCCACTTGCAAGTTGTAAGTTGTAAGTTGTAAGTTGTATTTCATTTCATCACACTTGGGTTatattctattaattaattataaatcagtGAACTTTCTGATTCATAGCTCAAACGTTTTccagcttttttttttcccctcaaggtttcaattttgtttaggGTACAAAGGTTGGATTAGGTTGAGAGAGATTTTTCGGACCAACTCGAAAATTTAGGTTGGCTATTCGAAAGATCCGAACAGAGTTTCCAACCTAACCCATAAAATTTGAGTTGGGTCAggtatttgtttgttttttccttattaatttaaaatacttaaattcaTCTACAACACATGATTAATAActaaaaattcataatattcaaatgttaaatactaAATACACATAATATTCAAATGTTAACTTTAAGCAAAGACAAATATTGTAACCAtcctaaaagaaaaacattaaaatttcaatctaaagttaaactctaaaaattaaaacataatatgtatacatataattCAGGTTGGGTTTGGGTCCAAttggataaaaatatatatttaaccgAGACCTAACCCAAACccacaaaaatagaaaatatttgacccaatccaagaacaaaactaaGTCAATCCAACTTTTACTATTTGAGTTGGATAGTCCAAATTATTGGGTCATTTGAACACTCCTAATTTTGTCCATGTGATGTAAAAACTTGTATTATAGCACTATAATAATATAGCCTTTTTCAAGAAGAAGAGATCGAGAGATGATATAATTAGGGATGGCTTTCCTTGTTACGTTCATGCGTTTTATTTAAGGGACAGTTGCAAAATAACAATCAAACCTAAAGTATTAggagatataacataatgtaaaaaaaattacaaatatgacaaaatttatatagtctataagtgatagatcatattattgatagaagtctatcaatgatagaccatatcactaataagagtctatcaacgatagaagtctatcgctagtagattttgttatatttgcaattttttaaaatataaaaatgttacCAAATGTAATTACCATTTATTTAATTGTTCGTTCTACTATGAGATAATCATACAAGTTTTTTAACAAGTGAtggataattattatatatggAAATAATTGATGTTTTTGGTTAAACTAGTTAGTTTAAGCTATGTGCATTGTACAGATttgataaagttgaaaatgaatTTTACATATATGAGTTGGAAACAATAATCTTATAATTGATAGtcattttttgtttatatatatatatacttttttttttaattttcgatTTAAATCTGTAATCTCTTAGTTTAAGTATTTGATagtaagaaaacaaataaactaataatattgtcatttataataagaaaaaattaaaataaaagctAATCACttttattagaaataaaaacatatttctaatatatttgtaactactatttaccctgtctcttatacacatctagatgtgtataagagacaggctcgGCTCGACAGTGGATCGATCGGCTCCTGGACGGCCGctcgaaataaaaaaaaaagagagaattcaATCTAAATCTCAGTCACACACAAAGGTTAAAAAACACcattcacattaaattataagaaaaaagaaaaaattgaaaaagatggcataccttaaacaaataaaaaaatgaaggtGCGATGCCtagtgtcacggtcatgctttcCAGgacctgttgcccatggccacATGCCTATCTCAACTCCTTTTTATCATGCTTTCATCTTATGTATTTCATTATGTAAGTTAGTTTGCTTTATTAGTTCATCTTGTTATAAGTGGCCGCTCGCCTATGTCTATATGTAAGGGTGACAGTCACAAAATTGCttagaatgcactatatggggataagactaactattatatttttatacCTAGAGTGGTATGCTATagccgttgttgttgcttattacTTTTGAGCCTACTACAGTCTTTCTTCTCTCAACTCATGCTTTCAAATGCTTGCAAAAACCTTTTcctctaaacccgttttctaaaaccgttttctctAAAACGGGGGTagaggttgcaagaggcactcaGTGTACCATCGGCGATCTGAATTcgaattggctgacttgtttatgagcgggaacaagtgttGCACAATGGCTAAGTGAAGATTCTGAAAGTacgattgtgacagttggtatcagagctaagtCAGCTCACAAAGAGAAAAATCAATAATCATGTTGGCGACAAAGAATTTGAACAAGTACCAAACGTATAGGttggtagagatggaagagcAAATGCTCTACCTAAGAGAAGTCCTTGATAGT
This region includes:
- the LOC120085014 gene encoding U-box domain-containing protein 35-like isoform X3, producing the protein METPVAEEETNDSHSTAHTVIAISRDKNSQYAVKWAVEHLLNRKNTGDCILIHVRDQSLHPQEADTVPKECRPPTEAELHQFFLPYRGFCARKGIVAKEIIIHDIDVPSALIDYVSKHSISNIVVGASSRNAILRKFKNPDVPTSLLKSTPESCSVYVIARGKVHTKRLRKRHKSQTDARETRTRTPQIGRSLSKIQKSAYSNISGLSEDINRDSSGTSNDSMSGISDFSGPLSFKSIDTSFENTDFSLTTSSENSSRSFVSSNTPPSIESEMRKLRFEIKRTMEMYDSASKEAVIAKQKAKELQQLKMEMEEDRKNEHSKSAEETLTALAEFEKQKNKAATEAALMAQKLAELETQKQRIITEEKARIEAEERKKTMELFEHSNICYRRYSIDEIEAATDHFNESNKIGEGGYGPVYQGSLDHTSVAIKILRPDRSHGQRQFQQEIEVLSRMRHPHMVLLLGACPEYGCLVYEFMENGSLEDRLFQKDNTPPIPWRTRFKIASDIATALLFLHQMKPEPVVHRDLKPANILLDQNYVSKIGDVGLARLVPPSVADSVTQYHMTAAAGTFCYIDPEYQQTGMLGVKSDIYSFGVLLLQLITARSPMGLSYQVEEAIEHGRFPQILDPAITDWPIEDTLGLAQLALKCCELRKRDRPDLRSVLLPELVRLRNLGSGEMPPKGKLPNVNKPHDQWAANSAPILKGSESEEGMRNNPNNLPMEIQRRSM
- the LOC120085014 gene encoding U-box domain-containing protein 35-like isoform X1, which codes for METPVAEEETNDSHSTAHTVIAISRDKNSQYAVKWAVEHLLNRKNTGDCILIHVRDQSLHPQEADTVPKECRPPTEAELHQFFLPYRGFCARKGIVAKEIIIHDIDVPSALIDYVSKHSISNIVVGASSRNAILRKFKNPDVPTSLLKSTPESCSVYVIARGKVHTKRLRKRHKSQTDARETRTRTPQIGRSLSKIQKSAYSNISGLSEDINRDSSGTSNDSMSGISDFSGPLSFKSIDTSFENTDFSLTTSSENSSRSFVSSNTPPSIESEMRKLRFEIKRTMEMYDSASKEAVIAKQKAKELQQLKMEMEEDRKNEHSKSAEETLTALAEFEKQKNKAATEAALMAQKLAELETQKQRIITEEKARIEAEERKKTMELFEHSNICYRRYSIDEIEAATDHFNESNKIGEGGYGPVYQGSLDHTSVAIKILRPDRSHGQRQFQQEIEVLSRMRHPHMVLLLGACPEYGCLVYEFMENGSLEDRLFQKDNTPPIPWRTRFKIASDIATALLFLHQMKPEPVVHRDLKPANILLDQNYVSKIGDVGLARLVPPSVADSVTQYHMTAAAGTFCYIDPEYQQTGMLGVKSDIYSFGVLLLQLITARSPMGLSYQVEEAIEHGRFPQILDPAITDWPIEDTLGLAQLALKCCELRKRDRPDLRSVLLPELVRLRNLGSGEMPPKGKLPNVNKPHDQWAANSAPILKGSESEIYVRKRWQRLKANTRFWSQKGIGLNTVSPQIKKKWSWSNSDANVLNMPLPMSGKRVDVMSKKQQQSSSERCWSFASCASAASMGLKKLHSFS
- the LOC120085014 gene encoding U-box domain-containing protein 35-like isoform X2, with amino-acid sequence MRLNGLWNICSTGRTLAIASLFMFGTRACIPVEEADTVPKECRPPTEAELHQFFLPYRGFCARKGIVAKEIIIHDIDVPSALIDYVSKHSISNIVVGASSRNAILRKFKNPDVPTSLLKSTPESCSVYVIARGKVHTKRLRKRHKSQTDARETRTRTPQIGRSLSKIQKSAYSNISGLSEDINRDSSGTSNDSMSGISDFSGPLSFKSIDTSFENTDFSLTTSSENSSRSFVSSNTPPSIESEMRKLRFEIKRTMEMYDSASKEAVIAKQKAKELQQLKMEMEEDRKNEHSKSAEETLTALAEFEKQKNKAATEAALMAQKLAELETQKQRIITEEKARIEAEERKKTMELFEHSNICYRRYSIDEIEAATDHFNESNKIGEGGYGPVYQGSLDHTSVAIKILRPDRSHGQRQFQQEIEVLSRMRHPHMVLLLGACPEYGCLVYEFMENGSLEDRLFQKDNTPPIPWRTRFKIASDIATALLFLHQMKPEPVVHRDLKPANILLDQNYVSKIGDVGLARLVPPSVADSVTQYHMTAAAGTFCYIDPEYQQTGMLGVKSDIYSFGVLLLQLITARSPMGLSYQVEEAIEHGRFPQILDPAITDWPIEDTLGLAQLALKCCELRKRDRPDLRSVLLPELVRLRNLGSGEMPPKGKLPNVNKPHDQWAANSAPILKGSESEIYVRKRWQRLKANTRFWSQKGIGLNTVSPQIKKKWSWSNSDANVLNMPLPMSGKRVDVMSKKQQQSSSERCWSFASCASAASMGLKKLHSFS